A genome region from Gardnerella vaginalis includes the following:
- a CDS encoding DUF501 domain-containing protein, which translates to MDLNIQSLVDSLLENSASDADRDIVKRQLGRFPRGMVAVGARCACGRPLAVITRPCLEDGTPFPTTCYLTSPEAVKAASHLEAQGFMKECNNLLNNDNDVAKKYEQAHKYYLEFRHELAIRLEDSEEHIKDMSAGGMPVRVKCLHALLAQSLVMGKGVNPIGDMVLSKVKNEFDPNVCKCTTPWSDDANEIETEKLLNTKSLNTNTIVGTNKSVCVAAIDCGTNSIRLKIAKVNANGMRDVVPRMLRVVRLGQGIDETHMFAEDALQRVKSAAKEFAKVLSEHKIDAIRFVATSATRDALNRDIFEQMMFDELGVRPEVISGTEEAALSFLGATSVVSRKDLQAPYVVVDLGGGSTEVVLGGDGVNIAEDKVDSAYSMNIGSVRMTERHLHTDPPTEEEISCAIKDIDKNIDEAFKHVNAGKARTIIGVSGTVTTMAALAIGLKHYDHKAVDGVKIALDQAYTVNDRFLHMTRERRRTYATIHPGRIDVVGGGAVVLSRVLERLAKAAYEDHGGVLDTFVASEHGLLDGITLDLGRRILATR; encoded by the coding sequence ATGGATTTGAATATACAATCCTTAGTAGATAGTTTGTTGGAAAACTCTGCAAGTGATGCAGATAGGGATATTGTTAAACGTCAATTGGGAAGATTCCCTAGGGGCATGGTTGCAGTTGGAGCTAGATGCGCTTGCGGACGTCCTCTTGCTGTTATTACAAGACCATGCTTAGAAGATGGAACTCCTTTTCCAACTACATGCTACTTAACAAGTCCAGAAGCTGTTAAAGCAGCTTCGCATCTTGAAGCACAAGGTTTTATGAAGGAATGCAACAATTTATTGAATAATGACAATGATGTTGCTAAAAAATATGAGCAGGCACATAAATACTATTTAGAGTTTCGTCACGAATTAGCTATTCGATTGGAAGATAGTGAAGAGCATATTAAAGATATGAGTGCTGGGGGTATGCCTGTTCGTGTTAAGTGTTTGCATGCCTTGCTTGCGCAAAGTCTTGTAATGGGTAAGGGTGTGAATCCTATTGGCGATATGGTGTTAAGCAAGGTAAAAAATGAATTTGACCCTAATGTTTGTAAATGCACTACTCCTTGGAGTGATGATGCTAATGAAATTGAAACTGAGAAATTATTAAATACAAAATCTTTGAACACCAATACAATCGTTGGAACTAATAAATCGGTTTGCGTAGCTGCAATTGACTGTGGCACGAATTCGATTAGATTAAAAATTGCAAAAGTTAATGCTAATGGTATGCGCGATGTTGTTCCTAGAATGCTTAGAGTTGTAAGACTTGGTCAGGGAATTGACGAAACGCATATGTTTGCTGAAGATGCTTTGCAGAGAGTTAAATCTGCTGCCAAAGAATTTGCAAAAGTACTTAGTGAACACAAAATAGATGCTATTCGTTTTGTAGCAACATCTGCAACTAGGGATGCGTTAAATAGAGACATTTTTGAACAGATGATGTTTGATGAGCTTGGCGTACGCCCTGAAGTTATTAGCGGAACAGAAGAAGCTGCTTTGAGCTTTTTGGGAGCAACAAGTGTGGTTTCTAGGAAAGATTTGCAAGCCCCTTATGTTGTTGTAGATTTAGGTGGTGGGTCTACTGAGGTTGTTCTTGGTGGAGATGGTGTGAATATTGCAGAAGATAAAGTAGATTCCGCGTATTCAATGAATATTGGTTCCGTTAGAATGACTGAGAGACACTTGCATACAGACCCTCCAACAGAAGAAGAAATTTCTTGTGCTATAAAAGATATTGACAAGAATATAGACGAAGCTTTTAAGCATGTTAACGCTGGTAAAGCTCGCACAATTATTGGTGTTTCTGGCACTGTTACAACTATGGCAGCCCTTGCTATTGGATTAAAACATTATGACCATAAGGCTGTTGATGGAGTAAAAATCGCGTTGGATCAGGCGTATACAGTTAATGACAGGTTCTTGCATATGACAAGAGAACGTAGACGTACTTATGCCACTATTCATCCTGGAAGAATTGATGTTGTTGGTGGAGGTGCAGTTGTGTTGAGTCGTGTGCTTGAACGACTTGCAAAAGCGGCGTATGAAGACCATGGTGGTGTTCTAGATACTTTTGTTGCTAGTGAGCATGGTTTACTAGATGGAATCACGTTAGATTTGGGTCGTAGAATTCTCGCCACACGCTGA
- a CDS encoding branched-chain amino acid aminotransferase has translation MADLEVAPDFKNAYDSYDHSDSALLNKLAGNFTVLPNDNPVSDAKRAELIDKPAFGQIFSDNMVHMSWTKGEGWSDRRVEPYGPLKMDPGASVLHYAQECFEGLKAYKRTDGSIWLFRPDINAARFQNSAKRLYLPDLSIDDFIGSVAALVKRDKEWVPSRREYTLYMRPFMFASEPFLGVREAHEVEYCVIASPSGPYFKGGLKPVSIWVEDQWFRTGPGGTGFAKCGGNYAASLLGEYKGIEHGCEQVCFVDAATKTYLEELGGMNVFVLHKDGHLETPSLTGSILPGVTRRSIIQLAEEAGHKVVETMIPLQGLLDDIRSGEVTEVFACGTAAIITPIGRFKSDNFDLKVADAGVGELTQALRDELLGIQLGDVEDTHNWMWKVCD, from the coding sequence ATGGCTGATTTAGAGGTTGCTCCAGACTTTAAAAATGCCTATGATTCTTACGATCATAGTGATTCTGCTCTGTTGAACAAACTGGCTGGCAATTTTACTGTTTTGCCTAACGATAATCCTGTTTCGGATGCAAAGCGAGCAGAGCTGATTGATAAGCCTGCTTTTGGTCAGATTTTCTCCGACAATATGGTCCATATGTCTTGGACCAAGGGAGAAGGCTGGTCGGATAGACGTGTTGAGCCTTATGGACCATTAAAAATGGATCCAGGTGCTTCTGTGTTGCATTATGCCCAAGAATGCTTTGAAGGTTTGAAGGCTTATAAACGAACTGATGGATCCATCTGGCTTTTCCGTCCAGATATTAATGCGGCACGATTCCAGAATTCTGCTAAGCGTTTGTACTTGCCAGATCTTTCTATAGACGATTTTATTGGATCTGTTGCAGCCTTGGTTAAGCGAGATAAAGAGTGGGTTCCAAGCCGACGCGAATATACTCTTTATATGCGTCCGTTCATGTTTGCTTCCGAGCCGTTCTTGGGTGTGCGAGAAGCTCATGAGGTTGAATATTGTGTTATTGCTTCTCCGTCAGGACCATATTTTAAGGGTGGCCTGAAGCCAGTTAGTATTTGGGTTGAAGATCAGTGGTTCCGCACTGGCCCTGGTGGCACTGGTTTTGCTAAGTGTGGTGGAAATTATGCGGCTTCCTTGCTCGGCGAATACAAGGGTATTGAGCACGGTTGCGAACAGGTTTGCTTCGTTGATGCAGCAACTAAGACCTATTTGGAAGAGCTTGGTGGAATGAACGTGTTTGTTTTGCACAAGGATGGTCATTTGGAAACTCCATCTCTTACTGGTAGCATTCTTCCAGGTGTTACACGTCGTTCTATTATTCAGCTTGCAGAAGAAGCGGGTCACAAGGTTGTTGAAACTATGATTCCACTTCAGGGATTGCTCGACGATATTCGATCTGGTGAGGTCACTGAGGTCTTTGCTTGCGGAACTGCTGCGATTATTACGCCTATTGGGCGCTTTAAGTCAGATAACTTTGATCTTAAAGTTGCTGATGCTGGAGTTGGTGAGTTGACTCAGGCTTTGCGTGATGAATTGCTTGGTATTCAGCTTGGAGATGTTGAAGATACTCACAACTGGATGTGGAAGGTGTGCGACTAG
- a CDS encoding trimeric intracellular cation channel family protein, which produces MEGALGDNVFFLVVEYIAMGCCGMVGGMWAIRKNYDIFAIITTSWLTALGGGIVRDVLLGALPPVGIADRGFVFTGLASGVIVAFAHLEIDEWKWLMLTLDALALGLFAVNGTAKGLDFHMSGMASVFLGMATALGGGLIRDMVLNQVPVIVRDKHWYAFPAGVGCVLTVFVVKAQRAGYFDVITEMILDTLIVVLVVTMRLMSVKFDLTLFGAMNRKSPIKISKYRRHNTYNRKISDKSMKNTEKNNQNK; this is translated from the coding sequence GTGGAAGGGGCTTTAGGAGATAACGTTTTCTTCCTTGTTGTTGAATACATTGCTATGGGTTGCTGCGGAATGGTTGGCGGAATGTGGGCTATTCGCAAGAATTATGATATTTTTGCAATAATCACAACATCATGGCTTACGGCATTGGGTGGAGGAATTGTTAGAGACGTTTTGCTTGGGGCATTGCCGCCAGTTGGCATTGCAGATAGGGGATTTGTTTTTACTGGTCTTGCTTCGGGTGTTATTGTTGCTTTCGCTCATCTAGAGATTGATGAGTGGAAATGGCTTATGCTAACTCTGGACGCTTTAGCATTGGGGCTTTTTGCTGTAAATGGTACCGCTAAAGGCTTGGATTTTCACATGTCTGGAATGGCATCCGTGTTTTTGGGTATGGCTACAGCTCTTGGTGGTGGTTTAATTCGAGATATGGTTTTGAATCAAGTTCCTGTAATTGTGCGAGATAAGCATTGGTATGCGTTTCCTGCTGGCGTTGGATGTGTTTTAACAGTATTTGTTGTAAAAGCTCAACGTGCAGGGTATTTCGATGTTATTACAGAAATGATTTTAGACACGCTCATTGTTGTGCTCGTAGTAACTATGCGATTAATGTCGGTAAAGTTTGATTTAACGCTTTTTGGTGCAATGAACCGCAAATCGCCAATAAAAATAAGCAAATATCGTAGACATAACACATATAATCGTAAAATTTCCGATAAATCTATGAAAAATACAGAAAAAAATAATCAAAATAAATAG
- a CDS encoding amino acid permease codes for MNNDSSSTTESQTVHRGLKTRHISMIALGGSIGTGLFVASGATIHMAGPGGALLAYAAIGIMVYFLMTSLGEMATYMPISGSFASYSGKFIDPALGFAMGWNYWFNWAITVAVDISTAAIVLQYWLPKVPIWVFSLTVLVVILLINILTVKCFGETEYWLSIIKVVTVIIFLAIGLLTIVGILGGKAPLLSNFTHKNAPFAGGIPAVLGAFAIAGFSFQGTELIGITAGESATPDKSIPKAVKQVFWRIVLFYILAIFVIACIIPYTSPSLLGSEASDISISPFTLVFQRAGLAIAATIMNAVVLTSVISAANSGMYASTRMLYALAKDNHAPKMFGNVDRRGVPMQSLVATFVVALLTFLMSIFGTQIYMFLVAASGLTGFIAWAGIAAAHYRFRKAYIAQGKSLDDLVYKAKWYPFGPIVALVLCILVIVGQDLESFHTLNWQAIGITYMSVPLFIVLYVGYKIKYHTKVIPLDQVDLTK; via the coding sequence ATGAATAACGACAGTTCATCAACTACTGAATCTCAAACCGTGCATCGCGGTTTAAAAACACGCCATATTTCCATGATTGCTTTGGGTGGAAGCATTGGAACAGGCTTATTTGTAGCTAGTGGCGCAACAATCCATATGGCAGGTCCTGGTGGCGCGCTTCTAGCGTATGCTGCAATAGGCATCATGGTTTATTTTCTTATGACATCTCTAGGAGAGATGGCAACATATATGCCAATTAGTGGGTCTTTTGCATCATATTCTGGAAAGTTTATTGATCCTGCTTTAGGATTTGCAATGGGTTGGAATTATTGGTTTAACTGGGCAATCACGGTTGCTGTAGATATAAGCACGGCAGCAATCGTTTTGCAATACTGGCTTCCGAAAGTCCCAATATGGGTATTTTCGCTAACAGTTCTTGTTGTTATTCTTTTGATTAACATTCTTACGGTTAAGTGCTTTGGAGAAACAGAGTACTGGCTTTCGATTATTAAAGTTGTAACCGTTATTATATTCCTTGCTATTGGTTTGCTTACGATTGTTGGAATTTTAGGTGGAAAAGCGCCATTGCTAAGCAACTTTACACATAAGAATGCTCCATTTGCTGGCGGAATCCCAGCTGTTTTAGGTGCGTTTGCTATTGCAGGATTCTCGTTCCAGGGAACAGAGCTTATTGGCATTACAGCAGGTGAATCTGCAACACCAGATAAGAGCATTCCAAAGGCTGTAAAGCAAGTGTTCTGGCGTATTGTTTTGTTCTACATTCTTGCAATCTTTGTAATCGCATGCATTATTCCATACACAAGCCCAAGTTTGCTTGGATCGGAAGCTAGCGATATCTCTATAAGCCCATTCACTCTTGTGTTCCAGCGCGCAGGATTGGCGATTGCAGCAACTATCATGAACGCTGTTGTGCTTACATCTGTTATCTCGGCAGCAAACTCTGGAATGTACGCTTCTACTAGAATGCTTTACGCCCTTGCAAAAGATAATCACGCTCCAAAGATGTTTGGAAACGTAGATAGAAGAGGCGTTCCAATGCAATCTTTGGTTGCAACGTTTGTTGTAGCTCTTTTAACATTCTTGATGAGTATTTTTGGAACTCAAATTTACATGTTCTTAGTTGCTGCAAGTGGTTTGACTGGATTTATTGCATGGGCAGGAATCGCAGCTGCACACTACAGGTTCCGCAAAGCGTATATTGCTCAAGGAAAGTCTTTAGACGATCTTGTTTATAAAGCTAAGTGGTATCCATTTGGTCCTATTGTGGCTCTTGTATTGTGCATTTTGGTTATTGTTGGCCAAGATCTTGAATCATTCCACACGCTTAATTGGCAAGCGATTGGCATAACTTATATGTCTGTGCCGCTGTTCATTGTGCTTTATGTTGGATACAAGATTAAGTATCACACTAAGGTTATTCCGTTAGATCAAGTTGATTTAACAAAGTGA
- a CDS encoding M23 family metallopeptidase, which translates to MRKIFDLKMIKPRILKVKKFILKQKSQFVRILIFMILVVIMLIIHSCINPTINKSIEYEYLQSNQTDYSVSSFDSGCIEKSFVGKNQKIVANTVSQASTASTLKETTNCKSRMVWPVKNVNIIKDFDAPAKPWLAGHRGVDLQAEEGTELYAPSDGIINFAGLVAGKSVVTIKHGVLSSTFEPAYTDLPVGTVVRKGQFFGYVTVGSDHCDNLCIQWGLKRRNRTYANPRKMVAKKRIILKPKEDTKEEKNSL; encoded by the coding sequence ATGAGAAAAATATTTGATTTAAAAATGATTAAGCCCAGAATCTTAAAAGTCAAAAAATTTATATTAAAACAAAAATCACAGTTTGTTAGAATACTGATTTTTATGATTCTGGTTGTAATCATGTTGATTATTCATAGTTGCATAAATCCTACAATAAACAAAAGTATTGAGTATGAATATTTGCAATCGAATCAAACTGATTATAGTGTGTCTTCATTTGACTCTGGTTGCATAGAAAAATCTTTTGTAGGTAAAAATCAAAAAATAGTCGCGAATACAGTTAGTCAGGCTTCAACAGCTTCAACACTAAAAGAAACTACAAATTGTAAATCAAGGATGGTATGGCCAGTAAAAAATGTAAATATTATTAAAGATTTTGATGCTCCAGCAAAACCATGGCTCGCGGGTCATAGAGGAGTAGACTTGCAAGCAGAGGAAGGAACTGAGCTATACGCTCCTTCAGACGGAATAATAAATTTTGCTGGACTAGTTGCTGGAAAATCTGTTGTAACAATCAAACATGGAGTTTTATCTTCTACATTTGAGCCAGCATATACAGATTTACCAGTTGGAACAGTTGTTAGAAAAGGTCAATTTTTTGGTTACGTAACAGTTGGATCAGATCATTGCGACAATTTGTGTATTCAATGGGGGTTAAAACGAAGAAACAGGACTTATGCAAATCCGAGGAAAATGGTAGCGAAAAAACGAATAATTTTAAAACCCAAAGAAGATACAAAAGAAGAAAAAAATAGTCTGTAA
- a CDS encoding AMP-dependent synthetase/ligase, producing MQKYSRNLDEKIDYNANIFSLLESRVERKPNDSLVEYVGRDGKWNSYSAKDFKDLVISVAKGFIAHGVMPGDTISIIAHTSWQWTVLDMAIMSIGALTVPIYETSSAVQIENIINDSKVSMIFVEDENMRETVEISKKSCPSLNDVYVLSRDAIDALIEYGKTVTDSEFYEREKAVKGDDLATIVYTSGSTGDPKGIELSHGNFVFIAKSGMLSMPDIALKGKPRLLLFLPLAHVFARFMQFFCFAGNVTLGLSSNLKTILSDFKSFKPTFILGVPRIFEKIYNAASQKAGRGVKGFIFAQSVKVAKEWSKAQQSGRMISPMLAIGHSLCKKLVYNSILQVFGGDVEYGVSGGAPLDKSISHFFNGMGLPILEGYGMTETCAPSMVNPTKGYKIGTVGLPVQGVSVAIDDEGELCIKSPAVCKGYHNHPEITEKQIVNGWLHTGDFGSLDSDGFVKITGRKKDLIITAGGKNVSPSILEASVMTSSIISQCVVIGDRKPFISAIIALDLTEVNSWLKSRGASPVRSLEEARKNSIVISSVEQSIVKANSNVSRAESIRKFEIVPDAFTQENGLVTPSLKAKRNAVIERYSDLIENKIYAPRPRK from the coding sequence ATGCAAAAGTATTCTCGTAATCTCGATGAGAAAATTGATTACAATGCAAACATTTTTTCGCTTCTTGAAAGTCGCGTAGAACGTAAGCCGAACGATTCATTGGTTGAGTATGTAGGACGCGACGGAAAATGGAATTCCTACAGTGCGAAAGACTTTAAAGATTTGGTTATATCGGTAGCAAAAGGATTCATAGCACACGGTGTGATGCCAGGAGATACTATATCGATAATAGCGCATACTTCATGGCAGTGGACTGTACTTGATATGGCAATAATGTCTATAGGCGCGTTAACAGTGCCAATTTATGAAACAAGTTCTGCAGTGCAAATAGAAAATATTATTAACGATTCTAAAGTAAGCATGATTTTTGTTGAAGATGAAAATATGCGTGAAACTGTGGAAATATCAAAGAAGTCATGCCCAAGTCTTAACGATGTATATGTATTAAGCAGAGACGCAATAGATGCGTTAATTGAGTATGGGAAAACAGTTACAGACTCAGAATTTTATGAAAGAGAAAAAGCCGTTAAAGGCGATGATCTAGCTACAATCGTTTACACATCTGGATCTACAGGAGACCCGAAAGGTATAGAACTTTCGCACGGAAATTTTGTGTTTATAGCAAAATCTGGAATGCTTTCCATGCCAGATATAGCATTAAAAGGAAAACCAAGACTTCTTTTATTCCTTCCTTTAGCACATGTATTTGCAAGATTTATGCAGTTCTTCTGTTTTGCAGGAAATGTAACACTTGGATTGTCAAGCAACCTTAAAACAATACTAAGTGATTTTAAAAGTTTTAAACCGACTTTCATACTTGGTGTACCTAGAATATTTGAAAAAATCTACAATGCTGCCTCTCAAAAAGCTGGTAGAGGAGTAAAAGGATTTATATTTGCTCAAAGCGTAAAAGTAGCAAAAGAATGGTCAAAAGCTCAACAATCGGGGAGAATGATTTCGCCAATGTTAGCTATAGGCCACTCATTATGTAAAAAGCTCGTTTACAACTCAATTTTGCAAGTTTTTGGAGGAGACGTTGAATATGGTGTTTCAGGAGGAGCGCCATTAGACAAATCGATTTCGCATTTCTTCAATGGCATGGGATTGCCAATTCTCGAAGGGTACGGAATGACAGAAACATGTGCTCCGTCAATGGTAAATCCAACAAAAGGTTATAAAATTGGAACAGTTGGTTTGCCAGTGCAGGGAGTGTCTGTAGCAATAGATGATGAGGGAGAGCTTTGTATTAAAAGTCCCGCTGTTTGCAAAGGATATCATAATCATCCAGAGATAACTGAAAAACAAATAGTAAATGGGTGGTTGCATACAGGAGACTTCGGATCTTTAGATTCCGACGGTTTTGTAAAAATTACTGGTCGCAAAAAAGATCTGATAATAACAGCTGGCGGGAAAAACGTTTCACCTAGCATACTCGAAGCATCAGTTATGACTTCTTCAATTATTTCTCAATGCGTTGTTATTGGAGACAGAAAACCTTTTATCTCTGCGATTATTGCGTTAGATCTTACAGAAGTGAATTCTTGGCTGAAATCTCGAGGAGCAAGCCCAGTGCGCTCGCTGGAAGAGGCAAGAAAAAATTCAATCGTCATAAGTTCCGTAGAACAAAGCATAGTTAAAGCAAATTCTAATGTTTCTAGAGCAGAATCAATTAGAAAATTTGAGATTGTTCCAGATGCTTTTACTCAAGAAAATGGTTTAGTTACACCAAGCCTTAAAGCAAAGCGCAATGCGGTTATAGAACGTTATAGCGATCTTATCGAAAATAAGATTTATGCTCCAAGACCGAGAAAGTAA
- a CDS encoding fructosamine kinase family protein: protein MSNNVYKKSRSYAPERFFECEGRGLNWLREAYDNGGPKVAKVFDWGNDYLNIERIETTSPTPLAAFEFGASLAHMHDFGAKYFGEPPADYNGTCYFGPLSDPVKMDCGNWSNVIDYLAEGRLLPMVNLGISRGSLTKSDLDLTNKVIDALPDLLGKAAEDKPARVHGDLWSGNVLWTKSEDGEHTEAVLIDPAAHGGHREEDLAMLQLFGISYFKQILDGYQSVHPLKSGFENRMTIWQLYPIAGHCVFFGGGYVSEYRDMCFDLLNR, encoded by the coding sequence ATGAGTAATAACGTGTATAAAAAGAGTAGATCATACGCACCAGAACGATTCTTTGAATGCGAAGGTCGTGGACTTAACTGGCTTCGAGAAGCTTACGACAATGGCGGACCTAAAGTAGCTAAAGTTTTTGATTGGGGAAACGACTATTTAAATATTGAACGCATTGAAACCACAAGCCCCACTCCTTTAGCAGCGTTTGAATTTGGTGCATCTTTGGCACATATGCACGATTTCGGTGCAAAATATTTTGGGGAGCCACCTGCAGATTATAATGGCACATGCTATTTTGGACCTTTAAGCGACCCAGTAAAAATGGATTGTGGCAATTGGAGTAACGTTATTGACTATTTGGCAGAAGGAAGACTTTTACCAATGGTAAACCTTGGTATTTCTAGAGGTAGCCTTACAAAAAGCGATTTAGATCTTACAAATAAAGTTATTGATGCTCTGCCAGATTTGCTGGGAAAAGCCGCTGAAGATAAACCAGCGCGAGTCCATGGAGACTTGTGGAGTGGAAATGTGCTTTGGACTAAAAGCGAAGATGGCGAACACACAGAGGCTGTTTTGATTGATCCAGCAGCTCACGGAGGTCATCGTGAGGAAGACTTAGCAATGCTGCAACTGTTTGGGATCAGCTATTTTAAGCAAATTTTAGATGGCTATCAATCTGTTCATCCATTAAAATCTGGTTTTGAAAATCGCATGACAATTTGGCAACTCTACCCTATTGCTGGACATTGCGTCTTCTTTGGTGGAGGCTATGTTAGCGAATACCGCGATATGTGCTTTGATTTACTCAACCGTTAA
- a CDS encoding ComEA family DNA-binding protein, giving the protein MNKNNSNVLERLAAIDALNNNYENTNYLQNTLNDDSKNRILAQEKNNSIDYQLADFPISSKDSASNIDNLNKRNNFEKRNLVRLRIKPVHALSIMLILVVFLASSLTMLICQSRTYNKIYSYQAQRESKVESLTKKFESNNKDDDEYSNDSKEDSKKDLHANETKDLTVKNKNEDFSDNTHKINENDISKNNSINKDKSGCININTAGLEELQTLKGIGPKMSQRILDMRKKLRVFKRIEDLMQVKGIGQKTFLKLKSATCVG; this is encoded by the coding sequence ATGAACAAAAACAATAGTAACGTTCTAGAAAGATTGGCAGCTATTGATGCTTTAAATAATAATTATGAAAATACAAATTATTTGCAAAATACTTTGAATGATGATTCTAAAAACCGCATATTGGCACAAGAGAAAAACAATTCTATAGATTATCAGCTTGCTGATTTTCCCATAAGCTCAAAAGATTCTGCTTCAAATATTGATAATCTTAATAAACGAAATAATTTTGAAAAAAGAAATCTCGTCAGATTACGAATAAAACCAGTACATGCTTTGTCTATTATGCTAATTCTCGTAGTATTTTTAGCATCAAGTTTAACCATGCTCATATGTCAATCTAGAACTTATAACAAGATTTATTCTTATCAAGCACAACGAGAATCTAAAGTTGAATCTTTAACTAAAAAATTTGAATCAAATAATAAAGATGATGATGAATATAGCAATGATTCTAAAGAGGATTCTAAAAAAGACTTACATGCAAATGAGACTAAAGATTTAACTGTTAAAAATAAAAATGAAGATTTTAGTGATAACACGCACAAAATTAACGAAAATGATATAAGCAAAAATAATAGTATCAACAAAGACAAAAGCGGTTGCATAAATATAAACACAGCAGGGTTGGAAGAATTACAAACACTAAAAGGTATAGGGCCAAAAATGTCTCAAAGAATATTGGATATGCGTAAAAAGTTGCGTGTTTTTAAGCGGATTGAAGATCTTATGCAAGTTAAAGGAATTGGGCAAAAGACTTTTTTAAAACTTAAATCAGCAACCTGCGTTGGGTAA